A region of the Pseudarthrobacter sp. MM222 genome:
GATCGCGAGCTTAGCTGTCGATACCCTGCGTTCCCTGCCGAGTTCGGCGAGGACGTCGTTGCTCAGGTGTTCGGCCAGGGCCCGGAAGGTGGTCCACTTTCCGCCGACGAGGCTCAGTACGACGGCGCCGCTGCCGCCGGCTTCCCCGGCTGGCCGCGCTGCACCGCGTTCGATGCGGTAGTCACGGCTGACGAAGCCCGGCTGGGTCGCGTCGTGCTTCGGCAGCGGACGGACCCCGGAGAAGGTGTAGACGATCTGCTCCCGGTTGACGGCGACGTCGGGGAAGACGTGGCCGATCAGGTCAAAGAAGTAGTCGATCTCGGACTCGGTGCAGACGGCATCTTCGGCCATGTCCGCGTCCACATCCGTGGTACCCACGAGGACCCGGTCTCCCATCGGGTAGATCAGCACAATCCGTCCGTCGGTGTGCTCAAAGAAGATTTCGCGGCCGTTGCAGGCCGCGAGCAGCTCGGGGTGGTCCAGGACGATGTGCGAGCCCTTGGTGCCGCCCATGAAGGAGGACGCCGCACCCATTGCTTCGTTGGTCAGATCGACCCACGCGCCCGTGGTGTTGACGATCACGTCCGCGGTGAAGTCGAAAACCTCCCCCGTGAGTTCGTCGCGGAGCCGGACTGTGCTGCCGGGCCCGGGACCGGCCGTGCCTTCGAGCGAGTCGAGTGAGAGGTAGTTGCTGGCGCGGGCCGTGTCCCCGGAGCCGCCGGCCCGTTCGCCGTCCTGCAGCACGTCGAGGGTGAGCCGCTCCGGGTTGTGAACGGAAGCGTCGAAGTAGGTGGCCGCATACTTGATGCCCGGATGCAGCCGCGGTAGCTCCGCCAGGGCCCGCTTGCGGCCGCGGAACTGGTGGCGCGGCACCGTTCCGCCGTCCCGGGAGAAGAAGTCATACAGGCTCAGGCCCAGCTTGATCAGGAAAGCGCCGCGCTCCTTGGGCGCCCCCTGCTGCTTGTGGGTCAGGAAACGGAGCGGCGCCGCCAGGACGCCGGAGAAGGTGCTGAAAACCGGGATCGTGGTCTGCAGCGGTTTGACGTAGTGCGGAGCGATGCGCAGCAGCCGGTTGCGCTCGACCACGGACTCACGGACGAGCCGGAACTCCCCGTTTTCGAGGTACCTGATGCCGCCATGGATCATATGCGAGGAGGCGCCGCTGGCGCCCTGGCAATAGTCGCCGCGCTCCACGAGCGCTACATCGACGCCCTGCAGGGCCAGGTCCCGGAAAGTACCCACTCCGTTGATCCCGCCGCCGATGATCAGCACCTGGGCCTTCGGCCGCATCCGCAGCCTCTGCACCGGCGCGCGCCTGCTTGCCGGCTCCTGGTTGCGGGCTGAATCCTTGTATCCCAAAACTGCTCCCTTGGGTCTGGCTTTGCGCGGCGCGCCGGAGGGCGCGTCGCCGTTAAAGACTATTGTTTGGAATAATGGAAAATGGAGTCAAGCACTATGCACAAACGTGCAGAACGGAAAATGCGAATTGAGTTCACGCCACTCCGACGCCCTCCGCGCGGCCCAGTTGTACTACCTGCAAGACCTGACCATGGACGCGATTGCACGGGAACTGCGGACCTCCCGGTCGACCGTCTCCCGGCTGCTCTCCTCGGCACGGGAATCCGGTCTGGTGCAGGTGCAGATCCGCAGCCCGCTCGACACCGGCCCGGAGCTGGAGCGCCTGATCCGGACCGAGTACAAGGTTGACGTCCACGTCGTGCCGGTGGTGGACACGCTGAATGAGGCGGAAACACTGGACAGAGTGGCCATGCAGGCGGCCCGCACCATCGGGCCCCTCGTGGATTCAAACGCCATTATCGGTGTCGCCTGGGGCTCAACCCTGAGCGCTGTCAGCCGCCATCTGACCCGGAAGATCACGCATGACAGCGTGATCGTCCAGCTCAACGGGGCCGGAAACATGCAGACCACCGGCATCACCTACGCCTCGGACATCATGCGCCGCTTCGGCAGCGCCTACGGGGCACGGGTGGAGCAGTTCCCGGTGCCTGCGTTTTTTGACCACGCCGCAACCAAGAAGGCGATGTGGAATGAGCGCAGTGTGCAACGCATCCTCGCCTTGCAGGCCCGGATGAGCATCGCGATCTTCGGCGTCGGGTCGGTCGACGCCGACTACCCCAGCCACGTCTACGCGGGCGGCTACCTCGATGAGGACGATCTGAACATCCTCGCAAGCTCCGACGTCGTCGGTGACGTCGCGACGGTGTTCTTCCGCGCGGACGGTTCCTCGAACGGAATAGTCCTCAACGAGCGGTCCACCGGGCCGGACCTCGCGCAGCTGCGCCAGGTCCACCGGCGGATCTGTGTGGTGTCCGGCGCGTCCAAGATCAACGGCCTGCGCGGAGCCCTCGCCGCGGGCTTGGCGACGGATCTTATCCTCGACGAGGCCAGCGCCCGGCGGCTGGTGCGGTTCGACGGTGACTCCTGAGCGGCCGACGGGGAGCGACGTCGGTGATCGCCGACGGCCTGTCCGCGGCGGCGCCGCCGGGGCAATGGGTAGAGTCGTTGCTATGAGAATCTCCCCTCGGACGTCCCTGAACAACGGCGTGCTGATCGACCGGCTGGGATTCGGGCTGTACAAAGTCCCGCCCGAGGAGGCCACCGGCCTCGTGACGATGGCCCTGGAAGCCGGCTACCGGCACTTTGACACGGCAGCCATGTACGGCAACGAAAGCGGAGTCGGCAAGGCCATCGGCGGCCTCGCAGGACTCGAGGGGGCGGCCGGCGGGTCCGGCGAACTGTCCCCCGCCCTGTCCCGCGAGGACCTCTTCGTCACCACCAAGGTCTGGAACGACGATCATGGATACGACGCGACGCTACGGGCCTTCCACACGTCCATGGCCAACCTGGGACTGGAGTACATCGACCTGTACTTGATCCATTGGCCCTGCGCCCGGAAGGGGCTGTTTCCGGAAAGCTACCGTGCCATGGAAACGCTCTACCGGGAGGGCAAGGTCCGGGCGATCGGCGTCTCCAACTTTCAGCCCGACCACCTGGACCGTCTGATGCAGACCGCCGAAGTGGTTCCGGCCATCAACCAGATAGAGCTGCACCCCTGGCTGCAGCAGGCTGAGCTGCGGAAGAAACACGAAGCCCTCGGCATCCGCACCGAGGCGTGGAGCCCGCTGGGCCGGGGACAGGTGCTTCGCGACCCGGTGATTCTCGCCCTGGCCGCCGAGCATGGCCGCACGCCGGCCCAGATCATCCTCCGCTGGCAGCTCCAGCTGGACAACATCACAATTCCCAAGGCCAGCTCCTCGGACCGGATCCGGGAAAACCGTGCGGTGTTCGACTTTGAACTCTCGGACGTCGATCTTGCCGACATCGCAGCGCTGGACCGCGGGTTCCGCACCGGCTCCCACCCTGACAACGTCAACTAGGACGCAAACGAATGGACACCGTGGACACCGAGTCCTCCCCCAGGCCCCTCTTCAGCAGCGACCTCGAGGGCCGAACCGCTCCGGCCGAGGTGGTCCTGGCCGGCGCGCGCGTGGCGTACTGGAGCTATGAACCGCTCCGGGTCACGCCCGAAACCCGGACCATCCTGGTGGTCCACGGCTTCCGCGGTGACCACCACGGCCTGCTCCGGGTGGCTGACCAGCTCCCCGAAATGCGCCTGATCATGCCCGACCTCCCGGGCTTCGGCAGCTCCGCGGCGTTTGCGGCCGACGAACACAGCGTGGAGCGCTACGGACGCTTTCTCGCCGAACTCATGGCCGCCCTTGAGCTGGGCCCGGAGACGGTACTGCTCGGCCACTCGTTCGGGTCGATCGTGGCGGGCCATTTCGTGGCGGCCAACCCGGGGGCCGTCGCCGAGCTGATCCTCATTAATCCCATCGCGGCCCCCGCCCTTGAGGGCGCCAAAGGACTGATGACGAAGCTTGCCATCCTCTATTACGAGGCCGCTGCCCGGCTCCCCCGCCGGCTCGGGCAGGCCCTGCTGCGCAGCCAGCTGATAGTGCGCGTGATGAGCGAGGCCATGGCCAAGACCCCGGACAGGGCATTGCGCCGGTTCGTCCACGCCCAACACAGCGCCTATTTCTCCGCCTTCGCCAACCGCGACAGCCTGCTGGAAGCCTTCAGGGCTTCCGTAGGGAACCACGTCTCGGAAATCGCCAACAGGCTTACCTTGCCGGTCCTTCTCATAGCCGGCGAGAAGGATGAAATCGCCGAGCTCACGGACCAGCACAAGCTCCTCGCCATGCTGCCGGACGGCCACCTGGACGTGATCCCCGGCGTTGGGCACCTGATCCACTACGAGACTCCGGAGCCCGCCGCCGAATTCATCCGCCGCTTCCTGAAGGACCACACCGCGTGAAAATCCTCATCGATGCCCGCTTCACCCGCCTGGACCACCACGACGGGATCAGCCGCTACGGGGCGAGCCTCATCGCGGCAACGGCCAGGATCGCGGATGTCTCCATGCTGATCAGCGACGTCCGGCAACTGGCGCTGTTGCCAGACGTTCCGTATACGCTGATCAACAGCCCGTTGTCCCCGGCCGAGCTGTTCGTCGCCGGACGGGTCAACAAACTCGGCGCCGACGTCGTCGTGTGCCCGATGCAGACGATGGGGAGCTGGGGCCGGAAGTACGCCCTCGTCCTGACACTGCACGACCTGATCTACTATGAGCACCCTGCCCCGCCCGGCTTCCTCCCGGCCCCGGTCCGGATCCTCTGGCGCCTCTACCACAAGGCCTACTGGCCCCAACGGCTCCTGCTGAACCGGGCCGACGTCGTCGCGACCATCAGCTCCACGACGGCGGCGCTGATCTCCAAATACCGGCTCACCAGGCGCCCGGTGCGGATCGTGGGCAACGCCCCCAGCCCGGCCTCAGTCCCCGTGATCCCGGAGCCGGGGCAGAGAAGACGCTGCTCTACATGGGATCGTTCATGCCCTACAAGAACGTCGAGACGATGATCCGGGGCATGGCCGAACTGCCCCACCTCACCCTGCACCTGCTGAGCCGCATTACGCCGGAACGCAGAGCGGAGTTGGACGCCCTGGCCCCGGCCGGCGCCAGGATCGTGTTCCACAACGGCGTGACGGACGCCGAGTACGAGGAACTGCTGGCCCGCACCACCGCCCTGATCAGCCTCTCCCGGGCGGAAGGCTACGGACTCCCCCTCGTTGAGGCGATGTCCCACGGCACGCCCGTGATCGCCAGCGACATCCCCATCTTCCGCGAGGTCGGCGGCGACGCGGTCAGCTATGTCCACCCGGACTCCCCGGCTGACTTCGCCGCGGCGGTACGGAAACTGGAAGAACCGGAACTCTGGAAGGAACGTTCACGTCGTTCGGTTGAACGCGCGGCCGACTTCAGCTGGGAGGAGTCTGCACGCAGGCTGCTTGCAGTTGCCGAGGAGGCCGTCGTCCTCCGCGGACGCCGCCCTTAGGCAGCCCCGGGCACACCGGCTAGAGAACGTCGACGCCGTCCAGGCGCAGCTGGACCGGGTCATCGCTGCGTTTCGCGGCGGCAGCGGCCTTGACCGCCCGCAGCACCCGGGTGACCTCCCCGGCCTGGGCATAGGGAATGAACAGCAGGGTGCGGACGTCTTCGCCGCCGCCCCTGCCCGGGGTACTTCCGGCCCCGGCCGCCGCGGCGCCGAGGCCGGCCGCGAGTACAAGGGGAGCCGGTCCGGCGGCCCGCAGCACGATCCCCTGCCCGCCCAGCTGGCGCTCGACGGCCTGGGTGAAGTGTCCGACGGCGGTCCGGCCGCCGGTGACGGAGGCGATCCGCACCGCGGGGGGCAGCTGCAGCTCCTGCCGCAGCGCCAGCTCGCGCTGTGCGTAGCCGGCGGGATCCCAGCGCAGCAGCGCGCCCACGCCGGCGGTGTCGTCTGCGGTGATGACCACCAGTCCCTGCTCGGCGGCGGGCCGGACCAGGGCCGCGGCGTTGAACCAGCGGCGGACGGCGTCTTCGCCGGCCCGGAGGTTCTCGCGGCGCAGCAGTGAGTCGCCGTCGAGCAGCAGGGCGGCAGCGTAGCCGCCGGCGGCCACCGGTTCTGCGCCGACGGTGGCCACGACGAGCGCCTTCGCGTCCGGGACGGCGGCCAGCACCCGGTCGCCGGAGGAGGTGAGGACGGGGGTGCCGGGAAACGCGCGGCCCAATTCCTCTGCCGTGCGGAGCGCCCCGGTGGCGCCCCGCCGGAGCCGGACACCGCTGCAGGTGCCGCAACGCCAGTCCGGAGCCGGCGTCGAGCACCAGCGGCACTGCGGCACGGCGGAAGTCCCGGTGGACCCGGCGACCGCCAGCGGGCCGCTGCAGGCTGCGCACCGGGCGGGTTCGCGGCAGGTCTCGCAGGCCAGCGAGGGGGCATAGCCGGCGCGGGCCACCTGGACGAGGACGGGTCCACGTTCCAGGCCCTCCTTGGCTGCCCGCCAGGCTGCGCCCGGAAGCCGGGCGACCCGGGCCAGGGGGTCGCGCTCCAATTCGAAGCTGTCGGCGGTGTTCTGCACCCGCGGAACGGTGCGGCGCATCACGGTGCGGTCCGCCTCGACGGGCCAGGCCCAGCCGGAGGTGACGAGCCGCTGCGTTTCGGTGCTGCGCGTGTGGCCTGCGAGCAGGCAGGCTGCCCCCTCCTGGCCCGCCCGGAGCAGCAGGACCTCGCGGGCGTGGGCGTACGGTGAGCGCTGCTCGATGTGCAGGTCGTCGCCGTCGTCCCAGCACACCACGAGACCAAGGTTGGAGACCGGCGCGTAGGCGGCGGACCGGGTGCCGACGGCGACCCCGGCGGCGCCGCTGAGGATCCGCAGGTAGCTCCGGTAGCGCGGCGTCGGGCCGTCGTCGGCGGTGAGCCGGGCGACGTCCCCGGCGGGAAGGAGGTCCAGCAGGGCCGCTTCCACCCGGTCCAGGTCCCGGTAGTCGGGCACCACCACGACGGCGCCCCGGCCCGACAGCCGGACGGCAGCGACGGCCTCGGCGATCATCCGGGGCCAGCCTCCTTCGCCGTAGCCCTGGAGTGCGCCCAGCACGGCCCGGGGCGACTCCCCCGCGCCGAGATGCTGGAGGAAGGCCGGACCGTTGCGGTAGCCTGCCCAGCTGGACGCCTGCAGGCCGGCAGGAATGGCTGCTCCCGCGTCGTCGTCAGTCCCGGCGTCGGCGAACAGTGCGGGGTTTA
Encoded here:
- a CDS encoding glycerol-3-phosphate dehydrogenase/oxidase produces the protein MRPKAQVLIIGGGINGVGTFRDLALQGVDVALVERGDYCQGASGASSHMIHGGIRYLENGEFRLVRESVVERNRLLRIAPHYVKPLQTTIPVFSTFSGVLAAPLRFLTHKQQGAPKERGAFLIKLGLSLYDFFSRDGGTVPRHQFRGRKRALAELPRLHPGIKYAATYFDASVHNPERLTLDVLQDGERAGGSGDTARASNYLSLDSLEGTAGPGPGSTVRLRDELTGEVFDFTADVIVNTTGAWVDLTNEAMGAASSFMGGTKGSHIVLDHPELLAACNGREIFFEHTDGRIVLIYPMGDRVLVGTTDVDADMAEDAVCTESEIDYFFDLIGHVFPDVAVNREQIVYTFSGVRPLPKHDATQPGFVSRDYRIERGAARPAGEAGGSGAVVLSLVGGKWTTFRALAEHLSNDVLAELGRERRVSTAKLAIGGGAGFPDSEDGVQRWIKAHMSDRRDADRTAGLLTRYGTRAEEVIRFLDSGSGGTPDRLLRSTRELSVRELEFMAQNEQIGHLIDVLIRRTSLAFRGLVTGELLNEVAEILSGPLGWDTATRASEISHAQEVLKRFHGVQVHSLVS
- a CDS encoding alpha/beta fold hydrolase, encoding MDTVDTESSPRPLFSSDLEGRTAPAEVVLAGARVAYWSYEPLRVTPETRTILVVHGFRGDHHGLLRVADQLPEMRLIMPDLPGFGSSAAFAADEHSVERYGRFLAELMAALELGPETVLLGHSFGSIVAGHFVAANPGAVAELILINPIAAPALEGAKGLMTKLAILYYEAAARLPRRLGQALLRSQLIVRVMSEAMAKTPDRALRRFVHAQHSAYFSAFANRDSLLEAFRASVGNHVSEIANRLTLPVLLIAGEKDEIAELTDQHKLLAMLPDGHLDVIPGVGHLIHYETPEPAAEFIRRFLKDHTA
- a CDS encoding aldo/keto reductase — encoded protein: MRISPRTSLNNGVLIDRLGFGLYKVPPEEATGLVTMALEAGYRHFDTAAMYGNESGVGKAIGGLAGLEGAAGGSGELSPALSREDLFVTTKVWNDDHGYDATLRAFHTSMANLGLEYIDLYLIHWPCARKGLFPESYRAMETLYREGKVRAIGVSNFQPDHLDRLMQTAEVVPAINQIELHPWLQQAELRKKHEALGIRTEAWSPLGRGQVLRDPVILALAAEHGRTPAQIILRWQLQLDNITIPKASSSDRIRENRAVFDFELSDVDLADIAALDRGFRTGSHPDNVN
- a CDS encoding primosomal protein N', with protein sequence MAQVPAGAPAQEEPFQLSLLAGFPTSAAASTTSGPALAAELPVARVLIESSLPHLDRPFDYSVPADLDAAARPGVRVKVRFNGQELPGYLVERTAESDAGHALVPLHKVVSPVPVLTAAVAELAGRVAARYAGTLSDVLRVAVPPRMAKLEKEFAPDGHLNPALFADAGTDDDAGAAIPAGLQASSWAGYRNGPAFLQHLGAGESPRAVLGALQGYGEGGWPRMIAEAVAAVRLSGRGAVVVVPDYRDLDRVEAALLDLLPAGDVARLTADDGPTPRYRSYLRILSGAAGVAVGTRSAAYAPVSNLGLVVCWDDGDDLHIEQRSPYAHAREVLLLRAGQEGAACLLAGHTRSTETQRLVTSGWAWPVEADRTVMRRTVPRVQNTADSFELERDPLARVARLPGAAWRAAKEGLERGPVLVQVARAGYAPSLACETCREPARCAACSGPLAVAGSTGTSAVPQCRWCSTPAPDWRCGTCSGVRLRRGATGALRTAEELGRAFPGTPVLTSSGDRVLAAVPDAKALVVATVGAEPVAAGGYAAALLLDGDSLLRRENLRAGEDAVRRWFNAAALVRPAAEQGLVVITADDTAGVGALLRWDPAGYAQRELALRQELQLPPAVRIASVTGGRTAVGHFTQAVERQLGGQGIVLRAAGPAPLVLAAGLGAAAAGAGSTPGRGGGEDVRTLLFIPYAQAGEVTRVLRAVKAAAAAKRSDDPVQLRLDGVDVL
- a CDS encoding sugar-binding domain-containing protein codes for the protein MSSRHSDALRAAQLYYLQDLTMDAIARELRTSRSTVSRLLSSARESGLVQVQIRSPLDTGPELERLIRTEYKVDVHVVPVVDTLNEAETLDRVAMQAARTIGPLVDSNAIIGVAWGSTLSAVSRHLTRKITHDSVIVQLNGAGNMQTTGITYASDIMRRFGSAYGARVEQFPVPAFFDHAATKKAMWNERSVQRILALQARMSIAIFGVGSVDADYPSHVYAGGYLDEDDLNILASSDVVGDVATVFFRADGSSNGIVLNERSTGPDLAQLRQVHRRICVVSGASKINGLRGALAAGLATDLILDEASARRLVRFDGDS